In one Clostridia bacterium genomic region, the following are encoded:
- a CDS encoding NAD(P)-dependent alcohol dehydrogenase gives MKGFAMLGIGKVGWIEKKDPVAGPFDAVCRPLALSPCTSDIHTVFEGALGERKDMILGHEAVGEVVEVGSEVKDFKPGDRVVVPAITPDWRSLEAQAGFSQHSGGMLAGWKFSNFKDGSMAELFHVNDADMNLALLPEDVSLESAVMLTDMVTTGFHGAELANLQFGDTVVVVGIGPVGLMAVAGAKLKGAGRIFAVGSRPLCVEAAKFYGATDIINYRDGDIVEQVLKLTDNQGVDAVIIAGGTPEVVAQAVKMVKPGGHISNINYHGVGESLPIPRVEWGSGMAHKNIVGGLTPGGRLRMEKLISLVSHGRLDPSKLVTHVFNGLEYAEKALLLMKDKPRDLIKPVVLVE, from the coding sequence ATGAAAGGTTTTGCGATGTTGGGAATTGGTAAAGTAGGTTGGATTGAAAAAAAGGATCCGGTTGCCGGTCCTTTTGATGCTGTTTGTCGACCTTTGGCTTTATCACCTTGTACCTCTGATATCCATACTGTTTTTGAAGGTGCTTTGGGTGAACGTAAAGACATGATTTTAGGTCACGAGGCTGTAGGTGAAGTTGTAGAGGTAGGTAGTGAAGTAAAGGATTTTAAACCTGGGGATCGAGTCGTTGTGCCTGCCATCACTCCGGATTGGCGTTCTTTGGAAGCACAAGCCGGTTTTTCGCAGCATTCAGGGGGAATGTTAGCCGGTTGGAAATTTTCAAATTTTAAAGATGGTTCTATGGCTGAATTATTTCATGTAAATGATGCAGACATGAATTTGGCTTTATTACCTGAGGATGTTTCTTTGGAATCAGCCGTAATGCTTACTGATATGGTTACTACTGGTTTTCATGGTGCTGAATTGGCTAATTTACAATTTGGCGATACTGTGGTTGTTGTCGGTATTGGTCCTGTAGGATTAATGGCAGTAGCCGGGGCCAAATTAAAAGGTGCTGGTAGAATCTTTGCTGTGGGCAGTAGGCCTTTATGTGTGGAAGCCGCTAAATTTTATGGGGCTACTGACATTATTAATTATCGTGATGGAGATATAGTGGAACAGGTCTTGAAATTAACGGATAATCAAGGTGTTGACGCTGTAATTATTGCTGGTGGTACACCAGAGGTTGTGGCTCAAGCGGTAAAAATGGTCAAGCCAGGTGGTCATATTTCTAATATAAATTATCATGGTGTGGGAGAATCACTGCCTATTCCCCGTGTAGAATGGGGTAGTGGTATGGCTCATAAAAACATTGTTGGTGGTTTGACACCTGGGGGACGTTTAAGAATGGAAAAATTAATTAGTTTAGTTAGTCATGGACGCCTAGATCCAAGTAAATTGGTTACTCATGTCTTTAATGGTTTGGAATATGCCGAAAAGGCACTTCTGTTAATGAAGGATAAACCGCGTGATTTAATTAAGCCAGTGGTCTTGGTTGAATAG
- a CDS encoding DegV family protein → MTVQVFTDSTSYIDSKTKKELQITTVPLNVSFNDISFKETEIDNSTFYQLMKKKGIPQSSQPTFGDLYETMQLLLKKSKNLLGIFISSEMSGTYATAQAVKKKILQENKEASIEIIDSRSNCMQLGFAVIQAAKAALLGKSLAEVKNAAEKNIERSKFLFIPANLEYLKKGGRIGGAAALLGHILKIIPILTVKNGQTAVFKKIRTQKKALQTMIETMAADIEHYGLGEVIVHHINCLPEATSLANQIKEKLQSEVKILDIGPVIGLHVGPGAIGIAYYTQQILTD, encoded by the coding sequence ATGACAGTACAAGTATTCACGGACAGTACCAGCTATATTGACTCGAAAACCAAAAAAGAACTGCAAATCACTACCGTTCCCTTAAATGTTTCTTTTAACGACATTTCATTTAAAGAAACAGAAATAGATAATAGCACTTTTTATCAATTAATGAAGAAAAAAGGCATCCCCCAATCTTCACAACCTACTTTTGGGGACCTTTACGAAACCATGCAACTGCTTTTAAAAAAAAGTAAAAACCTTTTAGGGATTTTCATCTCCTCGGAAATGAGCGGAACCTATGCCACCGCACAAGCGGTAAAGAAAAAAATTTTACAAGAAAATAAAGAAGCCTCCATTGAAATTATAGATTCCCGCTCCAATTGTATGCAATTGGGATTTGCCGTTATTCAAGCCGCTAAGGCGGCCCTGTTGGGTAAATCACTTGCGGAAGTGAAAAATGCTGCGGAAAAAAATATTGAACGCAGCAAATTTCTTTTTATCCCCGCCAACTTGGAATATCTAAAAAAAGGGGGACGTATAGGTGGAGCAGCCGCACTTTTAGGACATATTTTAAAAATAATCCCCATATTAACCGTAAAAAATGGTCAAACAGCTGTATTTAAAAAAATACGTACTCAAAAAAAGGCTCTACAAACTATGATTGAAACTATGGCTGCCGATATTGAACACTATGGATTAGGGGAAGTCATTGTGCACCATATCAACTGCCTACCAGAAGCCACTTCCTTAGCTAACCAAATTAAAGAAAAACTACAAAGTGAAGTTAAAATATTAGATATCGGTCCAGTTATTGGTCTACATGTAGGTCCTGGGGCTATCGGCATCGCCTATTATACTCAACAAATATTAACTGACTAA